From one Deltaproteobacteria bacterium genomic stretch:
- a CDS encoding S1 RNA-binding domain-containing protein translates to MIDPDNSQPAKPGSAAGEEDFAAMLAASETQQTRRKKIVAGDVVRGHVIALSASSAFVEIGGKGEAVINLDEFRDSQSGEVQLAVGDQVEATVTDDGGQSGQITLKRTVGRGGHVSGELDQALAGGIPVEGIVTGENKGGFDVQIGTVRAFCPGSQIDRRRGQAAQYIGQRLRFRIIKIEFGGRNVVVSRRALLDDEAAAQAITTWERLKVDAVVQGTVTSVRDFGAFVDLGGVEGLVHISELGHGRARHPSDVLTVGQAVEVKVLKVEPGDGGTRPKIGLSLRALAADPWGAAREQFAVGATVRGTVRRLENFGAFVEVAPGLDGLVHVSKMALDRRIAHPRQVVNIGDEIDVTIMAVDPEKRRLSLSMVEHARKEQDAGKVEARQEEQAAVAQANERKTLGTFADLLAVSKKG, encoded by the coding sequence ATGATCGATCCCGACAACTCACAACCGGCGAAGCCCGGCAGCGCGGCGGGTGAAGAAGACTTCGCCGCGATGCTCGCCGCCAGTGAAACGCAGCAGACCCGACGCAAGAAGATCGTCGCCGGAGATGTCGTGCGTGGCCACGTGATCGCCCTCTCGGCCAGCAGTGCGTTCGTCGAAATCGGAGGCAAGGGCGAGGCCGTCATCAATCTCGATGAGTTTCGCGATTCCCAGAGCGGCGAAGTGCAGCTCGCCGTCGGTGATCAAGTCGAAGCGACCGTCACCGACGATGGTGGCCAGTCCGGCCAGATCACGCTCAAACGCACCGTTGGTCGCGGCGGTCATGTGTCGGGCGAACTTGATCAGGCACTCGCCGGCGGAATTCCGGTCGAAGGCATCGTAACCGGGGAGAACAAGGGCGGCTTCGATGTCCAGATCGGGACCGTGCGCGCCTTCTGCCCGGGATCACAGATCGATCGCCGTCGCGGCCAGGCGGCGCAGTACATCGGCCAGCGGCTGCGCTTCCGCATCATCAAGATCGAATTCGGTGGACGCAACGTCGTGGTGTCGCGTCGCGCGCTGCTCGACGACGAGGCGGCCGCGCAGGCGATTACGACCTGGGAGCGCCTCAAGGTCGACGCGGTCGTCCAAGGCACCGTGACTTCCGTGCGCGACTTCGGCGCGTTCGTCGATCTCGGCGGTGTCGAAGGCTTGGTGCACATCAGCGAACTCGGCCACGGGCGCGCGCGCCATCCGTCCGACGTGCTCACCGTCGGCCAAGCCGTCGAGGTCAAGGTCCTCAAGGTCGAACCGGGTGATGGCGGCACGCGACCGAAGATCGGCCTCTCGCTGCGCGCGCTGGCGGCTGATCCGTGGGGCGCGGCGCGTGAGCAGTTTGCTGTCGGAGCCACGGTGCGCGGGACGGTGCGTCGCCTGGAGAATTTTGGGGCGTTCGTCGAAGTCGCACCCGGCCTCGATGGGCTGGTGCACGTTTCGAAGATGGCCCTCGATCGCCGCATCGCTCACCCACGACAGGTGGTCAACATCGGCGACGAAATCGACGTGACCATCATGGCGGTCGATCCCGAGAAGCGCCGCCTCAGTCTGTCGATGGTCGAACACGCGCGCAAGGAGCAGGACGCCGGCAAGGTCGAAGCGCGTCAGGAGGAACAAGCCGCGGTCGCGCAAGCCAATGAGCGCAAGACCCTCGGCACGTTCGCCGATCTGCTCGCGGTTTCGAAGAAGGGATAG
- the msrB gene encoding peptide-methionine (R)-S-oxide reductase MsrB, with protein MGAKVSKSEDEWRQQLTPEQYAVCRKKGTERAFSGQYWDHHARGVYRCVACDAPLFSSETKFESGTGWPSFSAPLDPGNVGIESDRSFFMRRIEVHCANCESHLGHVFDDGPAPTGQRYCLNSVSLNFDPQDEPKEKK; from the coding sequence ATGGGAGCCAAAGTGAGCAAATCAGAAGACGAGTGGCGCCAGCAGCTCACCCCCGAGCAGTACGCGGTCTGTCGCAAGAAGGGGACAGAGCGTGCCTTCAGCGGCCAGTACTGGGACCATCACGCACGTGGGGTCTACCGCTGCGTGGCGTGCGATGCGCCGCTGTTCAGTTCGGAAACTAAATTCGAGTCCGGCACGGGCTGGCCGAGTTTTTCTGCGCCGCTCGATCCCGGCAACGTCGGCATCGAGAGCGATCGCAGCTTCTTCATGCGGCGTATCGAGGTTCATTGCGCTAATTGCGAGTCTCACCTGGGTCACGTGTTCGACGATGGTCCGGCGCCGACCGGCCAGCGCTACTGTCTGAACTCGGTGAGCTTGAATTTCGATCCGCAAGACGAGCCGAAGGAAAAGAAATAG
- a CDS encoding MBL fold metallo-hydrolase, whose protein sequence is MHRWTIGDVTITRVIESEVPMPGTFLLPDATPERVLRHASWLRPRFIDETGRLIASVHALVIESCGRRIVVDTCIGNDKQRTNPHWTNLQGPFLQDMAAAGFPRESIDTVLCTHLHIDHVGWNTMLVDGRWLPTFSRARYLFARAEWEHWRQVTDNADGDVIGDSVRPIFDAGLADLVASDHRLTDEVWLEPTPGHTPGHVSVRISSRAAEAVITGDLMHHPVQCAEPQWPSSFDVDADAARTTRRAFLTRYADGPVLVFGTHFATPTAGRIVRDGPAWRFEV, encoded by the coding sequence ATGCATCGATGGACGATCGGTGATGTGACGATCACCCGCGTGATTGAAAGCGAAGTGCCGATGCCGGGGACGTTCCTCCTGCCGGATGCGACACCCGAACGTGTGCTGCGGCACGCGAGCTGGTTGCGGCCGCGCTTCATCGACGAGACGGGCCGCCTGATCGCATCGGTGCACGCGTTGGTGATCGAGTCGTGCGGCCGACGCATCGTCGTCGACACCTGCATCGGCAACGACAAGCAGCGCACCAATCCGCATTGGACCAATCTCCAGGGGCCGTTTCTGCAAGACATGGCGGCGGCCGGCTTTCCGCGCGAATCGATCGACACGGTGCTTTGCACTCATCTCCACATCGATCACGTCGGGTGGAACACGATGCTGGTCGACGGTCGCTGGCTGCCGACGTTTTCGCGGGCACGTTACCTCTTCGCACGCGCTGAGTGGGAGCACTGGAGGCAGGTCACGGACAATGCCGATGGCGACGTGATCGGCGACTCGGTGCGGCCGATTTTCGATGCCGGCCTCGCCGACCTGGTGGCGTCGGATCATCGTCTCACCGACGAGGTGTGGCTCGAACCGACACCGGGGCACACCCCCGGGCACGTCAGCGTGCGGATCAGCTCACGCGCTGCGGAAGCGGTGATTACCGGCGACTTGATGCATCATCCCGTGCAGTGCGCGGAACCGCAATGGCCGAGCAGCTTCGATGTCGATGCCGACGCCGCGCGCACGACGCGGCGCGCGTTTCTGACCCGCTATGCCGACGGCCCCGTGTTGGTATTCGGCACGCACTTCGCCACGCCGACCGCTGGCCGCATCGTGCGTGATGGTCCGGCGTGGCGCTTTGAAGTCTGA
- a CDS encoding patatin-like phospholipase family protein produces the protein MTLRSLRRKKRKTALVLSGGGITAAAYEIGCLAALDQRLGSQFANTFFDIYIGVSAGAIIAAMVASQVPAGKLYAAIAEEQQCLLNFKRGDIYRFDGWSFLGACWGAIRDVVTTSYTPGPSWRDLSFSEFLYRLQEQLPSGLFSLTPLRDYLAEIFRCEGIADDFVRLAREFYVPAIDLDRGRRVVFGSEGWRHVAISDAVPASCAVPAFFRPYEINGRHYIDGATAGNTPIDVAIEHGAELVVVVNPLVPFDNDPEQPGSSEPSPKAVTSVSEMGVSCIGEQSSRISSRERFEAALVLCRRAHPDVEIVVFEPSCTDSLMLLRSPMSFQRRRHVMEYAHQVTLETIDARAEWYQDRFDGHGHPRAAAS, from the coding sequence ATGACCCTCCGTTCGCTCCGGCGCAAGAAGCGCAAAACCGCCTTGGTGCTCAGCGGTGGTGGGATCACGGCGGCGGCGTATGAGATCGGTTGTCTCGCGGCACTGGATCAACGCCTTGGCAGCCAGTTCGCGAACACGTTCTTCGACATCTACATCGGCGTTAGCGCCGGCGCGATCATCGCCGCAATGGTGGCGAGCCAGGTTCCGGCCGGCAAGCTGTATGCGGCGATTGCCGAGGAGCAGCAGTGTCTCCTCAACTTCAAGCGCGGCGACATCTATCGGTTTGACGGCTGGAGTTTCCTCGGCGCCTGCTGGGGGGCGATCCGCGACGTTGTCACGACCTCCTACACGCCGGGGCCGAGCTGGCGCGACTTGTCGTTCTCCGAGTTTCTCTATCGTTTGCAGGAGCAGCTCCCGTCGGGCCTCTTCTCCCTGACCCCGTTGCGCGACTACTTGGCGGAGATTTTCCGCTGCGAAGGCATCGCCGACGACTTCGTCCGCCTCGCCCGCGAGTTCTACGTTCCGGCCATCGACCTCGATCGCGGTCGCCGCGTGGTGTTCGGGAGCGAGGGGTGGCGCCATGTGGCGATCAGCGATGCGGTGCCGGCGTCGTGCGCCGTCCCCGCGTTCTTCCGACCTTATGAGATCAACGGCCGCCACTACATCGATGGTGCGACGGCCGGCAACACGCCGATCGACGTAGCCATCGAGCATGGCGCCGAGTTGGTCGTGGTGGTGAATCCGCTGGTGCCGTTTGACAACGATCCTGAACAGCCGGGCTCGTCGGAGCCATCGCCGAAAGCGGTCACAAGTGTTTCAGAGATGGGAGTGAGCTGCATCGGCGAGCAGTCCAGCCGCATCAGCAGTCGCGAACGATTCGAGGCCGCGCTGGTGCTGTGTCGTCGCGCGCACCCTGATGTCGAGATCGTGGTGTTCGAACCGAGCTGCACCGATTCGCTGATGCTCTTGCGCAGCCCGATGAGCTTTCAACGCCGCCGTCACGTGATGGAGTACGCGCATCAGGTGACGCTCGAGACGATCGATGCGCGTGCCGAGTGGTACCAAGACCGCTTCGACGGTCACGGGCACCCGCGCGCCGCGGCATCGTGA
- a CDS encoding DMT family transporter — protein sequence MNRKEERLGLLFAALCALNGAFVPAVAKLTTGHAAPLFVAAVTSVFGGVCAAIVLALRGELRGLVRPTVGLRLVAIGALGTAGAHFLFFLGASRASAIDAVLCLQIEPAYALLLAWFALGHRPTPRRVVATAVLLTGIALAVGVHGLSGSSGVWILLATPLCWQTSHLIVLRGLIGVPPSILTGARYIHGGVILALAWLVTGGLSALPVASILLSQLPWLALQGVVLSYGGTLLWYQAITRLDLARATSIVVPSIPLLSLVASFALLGEVPTLQQWLGLALTAAGVFAFVTASDASGAPAQAVPLADAAG from the coding sequence GTGAATCGAAAGGAAGAACGCTTGGGGCTGCTGTTCGCCGCCCTGTGCGCGCTCAACGGGGCGTTTGTGCCGGCGGTGGCGAAGCTCACCACCGGCCACGCGGCCCCGTTGTTCGTCGCTGCCGTGACGAGCGTCTTCGGCGGTGTGTGTGCGGCGATCGTGTTGGCACTGCGCGGCGAGTTGCGTGGGCTGGTGCGGCCAACGGTGGGGTTGCGATTGGTCGCGATTGGCGCGCTGGGTACCGCGGGCGCGCACTTCCTTTTCTTCCTCGGGGCGAGTCGAGCCAGCGCGATCGACGCGGTGCTGTGTCTGCAAATCGAGCCGGCGTACGCGCTGCTGTTGGCCTGGTTCGCGCTCGGTCATCGGCCGACACCGCGTCGCGTGGTCGCCACCGCCGTATTGCTCACAGGCATTGCGCTCGCGGTTGGTGTACACGGGCTTTCCGGATCGAGTGGCGTGTGGATCTTGCTCGCGACGCCACTGTGCTGGCAGACCTCGCACCTGATCGTGCTGCGCGGGCTGATCGGCGTGCCGCCATCCATCTTGACCGGTGCGCGCTACATCCACGGGGGCGTGATCCTCGCACTCGCGTGGCTGGTGACCGGCGGATTGTCCGCACTACCCGTCGCTTCGATCCTGTTGTCGCAACTGCCGTGGTTGGCGTTGCAAGGCGTCGTGTTGAGTTACGGAGGCACGCTGCTCTGGTATCAAGCCATCACGCGGCTCGATCTCGCGCGAGCGACATCGATCGTGGTGCCGTCGATTCCGTTGCTGTCGTTGGTTGCGAGCTTCGCGCTGCTCGGTGAAGTGCCGACACTGCAACAATGGCTCGGCCTCGCGCTGACCGCTGCCGGTGTCTTTGCGTTCGTGACCGCGTCCGATGCATCCGGCGCGCCCGCCCAGGCGGTGCCGCTAGCGGATGCCGCGGGTTGA
- a CDS encoding LLM class flavin-dependent oxidoreductase codes for MSGIKIGIGFGLSRFGMPSPETICAYAERAEDLGIDSIWLSDRIVSRQPQLDIACVMALFAARTKRIKMGPAVLTLPARDPVQVARTYATLDYLSGGCRRIIMAVGLGSDPRDCIACGIKPEERVARLEEGVEVLRKLWSAPNVTHHGTFYHFDDVTIEPRPAHGALDIWIGGRSNPALRRTAKYGDGWFPSFISPTEFTEGMTKLTAYGAALGRTIDPGEAGVVLLTYVNRDRDRTRQVAELVAQNFRAPADAMAARSAIGTPEECADVIRTYVAAGCTKFVLFPIVPPDELVGQIELYGRDIVPRFQ; via the coding sequence ATGAGCGGTATCAAGATCGGCATCGGCTTTGGGCTCTCGCGCTTCGGCATGCCGAGCCCCGAGACGATCTGCGCGTATGCCGAACGCGCCGAGGATCTCGGCATCGACTCGATCTGGCTCTCCGACCGCATCGTGTCGCGCCAACCGCAGCTCGACATCGCCTGCGTGATGGCGTTGTTCGCCGCCCGCACCAAGCGCATCAAGATGGGACCCGCGGTGCTGACCTTGCCCGCCCGCGATCCAGTGCAGGTCGCGCGCACCTACGCCACGCTCGACTATCTCAGCGGTGGGTGTCGCCGCATCATCATGGCGGTCGGATTGGGCAGCGATCCGCGCGACTGCATCGCCTGCGGCATCAAGCCCGAGGAGCGCGTCGCACGCCTCGAAGAAGGCGTCGAGGTGCTGCGCAAGTTGTGGAGCGCGCCGAACGTCACCCACCACGGAACCTTCTATCACTTCGACGACGTGACCATTGAGCCACGCCCTGCCCACGGCGCGCTCGACATCTGGATCGGCGGCCGCAGTAACCCAGCGCTGCGGCGCACGGCAAAGTACGGCGACGGCTGGTTCCCGTCGTTCATCTCGCCGACGGAATTCACCGAGGGCATGACCAAACTAACCGCGTACGGCGCCGCGCTGGGGCGCACCATCGATCCGGGCGAAGCCGGCGTCGTACTGCTCACCTACGTCAACCGTGACCGCGACCGCACTCGCCAAGTGGCCGAACTGGTCGCGCAGAATTTTCGCGCACCCGCCGACGCGATGGCCGCGCGCAGCGCAATCGGCACGCCGGAGGAGTGTGCCGACGTCATTCGCACCTATGTCGCCGCCGGCTGCACGAAGTTCGTCCTGTTCCCCATTGTTCCGCCCGATGAGTTGGTCGGCCAGATCGAACTCTACGGCCGCGACATCGTGCCGCGGTTCCAGTGA
- a CDS encoding VOC family protein, which produces MQLDSAHIGVDDLDRAAAHYALLLGSAPVTTAGGTRRFQLERGAVELEVGAPGVHAIRFVPAAMSTPTWPVDVDAFNGLDVRIGAMTSPSITTVSANAVHAIDHVVINTPDLDRAIALWRDRLGVRLALDREFPSRALRICFFRSADITLEFVSSLPPPPDRSGPDRFFGIAYQVADLAGCRDRLLQAGIDVSHVRPGQKSGTEVATVRSHTSGVPTLLIAPVSSRSV; this is translated from the coding sequence ATGCAACTCGACAGCGCTCACATCGGCGTCGACGATCTCGATCGCGCCGCAGCGCACTACGCGCTACTACTCGGCAGTGCACCGGTGACGACCGCCGGCGGCACGCGACGTTTCCAACTCGAACGCGGTGCGGTCGAACTGGAAGTCGGCGCACCCGGCGTTCACGCGATTCGTTTCGTGCCGGCCGCGATGAGCACGCCGACGTGGCCGGTCGATGTCGACGCGTTCAACGGCCTCGATGTCCGCATTGGAGCGATGACCAGTCCCTCGATCACCACGGTCTCGGCCAACGCCGTGCACGCGATCGATCACGTCGTCATCAACACACCGGACCTCGACCGCGCGATCGCCCTGTGGCGCGATCGTCTCGGCGTGCGGCTCGCGCTCGATCGCGAGTTCCCCTCGCGCGCGCTGCGCATCTGCTTCTTCCGCAGTGCCGACATCACACTCGAGTTTGTCAGCAGCTTGCCGCCGCCGCCCGATCGTTCCGGCCCCGACCGTTTCTTCGGTATCGCGTATCAAGTGGCGGATCTCGCCGGATGCCGCGATCGGCTGCTGCAAGCGGGCATCGACGTCAGCCACGTCCGCCCGGGCCAGAAGTCAGGCACCGAGGTCGCCACCGTGCGCAGCCACACATCGGGCGTGCCGACGCTGCTGATCGCGCCGGTCAGCAGCCGTAGCGTCTGA
- a CDS encoding PD40 domain-containing protein, producing the protein MHCTDHVMLHIWQRVAAVVGGLVLGALATPCAAQYCAFVTNSADATAVIDTGEDQIAAHIRQGALTTGDLTPDGRFLYAAKLYESTIVVIDARTYDKVGEIALSGNPKLKDIAVSPDGRFAYVAFQAASGQDYGGGVAVIDTAQNKIATSVDVEYFPTRVAITPDSAFAYVTKGLFGGVAVIDTNSRAVVQRIAVGSYPEGIAITPSGDRVYVANSLSDSVSVIDVSTGSIASTIPFTHGSAPTNLAVSAELRRAYVAQLNTGELSVIDLDTNVVVGSIFLGDGSYPRHVAITPDGRRVYVTLAGYSAVAAIDTATNAVVATTTVGGQPGKILIGTIPGGCPVQTPTPTPSPVPNARLLTSGGDVAEVYDLDISDDGTVVAYTNLADLIAVETDGENRRQLNDGQRSGRACDHVRVNGDGTRVVATCTTFQTEPGKGGDAEMVLFTPGGPIAITNPSARPNFGPDISADGRTVVFTSTADYVGTNPDHHGEMFLWRENKPLRQVTKAGPNDDAVYSPQLSADGQRILFERSTYVYVPDNDNGATFAEGHLYLFDVHSGKTIQLTSADAYGWRLSRDGKWVVFESSADLVGTNQDARAQLYAQQIGGPLRQLTHNTDPRVFIGSYTLNADASRIALMLSVGPYGVGQMITPTGVHQLLGVPRDAQGLKFDATGEHLAFVAYTNIVGSPPYFFRSPQLYVLTLPSDPGPLIATATPTPSPTPTRAPTPTPGLCFGDCDDNGAVTVDELVKGVHIALDETTYAGCPRADSDGNRHVTIDELILALNASLYGCVRTQH; encoded by the coding sequence ATGCATTGCACCGATCACGTGATGCTCCACATCTGGCAGCGAGTCGCGGCGGTGGTGGGCGGCCTTGTCCTCGGCGCGCTGGCAACCCCGTGTGCGGCGCAGTACTGCGCCTTCGTTACCAATAGTGCGGACGCCACAGCGGTCATCGATACTGGTGAAGACCAGATTGCGGCCCACATTAGGCAAGGCGCGCTCACGACTGGAGATCTAACGCCAGATGGTCGATTCCTCTATGCCGCGAAGCTGTATGAAAGTACGATCGTGGTGATCGACGCGCGCACGTACGACAAGGTCGGGGAAATTGCATTGAGTGGAAATCCCAAGCTCAAGGACATCGCGGTCAGCCCGGACGGCCGATTTGCCTATGTCGCCTTTCAGGCAGCATCGGGTCAGGATTATGGGGGAGGAGTCGCCGTGATTGATACGGCGCAGAACAAGATCGCTACGTCTGTTGACGTTGAATATTTTCCGACACGCGTTGCGATTACTCCAGATTCGGCATTCGCATATGTAACCAAGGGCCTGTTTGGTGGCGTTGCCGTCATCGACACGAATTCGAGGGCGGTCGTGCAGCGGATCGCCGTCGGCAGCTATCCTGAAGGCATCGCCATCACTCCGAGCGGTGACCGCGTGTACGTCGCGAACTCGTTGTCGGATTCCGTTTCTGTGATCGATGTCTCGACGGGGTCGATTGCATCGACCATCCCGTTTACTCATGGCAGCGCGCCGACCAATCTGGCCGTGAGCGCTGAGTTGCGGCGTGCCTACGTGGCGCAGTTGAATACGGGCGAACTCTCCGTGATCGACCTCGATACGAACGTGGTTGTTGGGAGCATCTTTCTTGGCGACGGCAGCTATCCAAGGCACGTCGCCATTACCCCGGACGGCCGTCGGGTCTACGTGACGCTGGCGGGCTATTCCGCTGTTGCGGCGATTGATACGGCTACGAACGCGGTGGTCGCCACGACTACGGTTGGAGGACAACCGGGAAAGATACTGATCGGCACAATACCCGGCGGCTGTCCGGTGCAGACTCCGACACCAACCCCATCGCCCGTTCCCAATGCACGCTTGCTGACATCGGGTGGGGACGTCGCAGAGGTCTATGATTTGGACATCAGTGACGACGGCACCGTGGTCGCTTACACTAACCTGGCCGATCTGATCGCAGTGGAAACCGACGGTGAGAATCGTCGGCAACTGAACGATGGCCAGAGATCGGGTCGCGCTTGTGACCACGTTCGCGTAAACGGAGATGGCACTCGCGTCGTGGCAACCTGTACCACCTTTCAGACGGAGCCGGGCAAGGGTGGTGATGCAGAGATGGTGCTGTTTACGCCGGGCGGCCCAATTGCGATCACGAACCCAAGCGCACGGCCCAACTTCGGCCCGGACATCAGTGCTGACGGTCGCACAGTCGTGTTCACATCGACGGCAGACTACGTCGGTACCAATCCTGACCATCATGGTGAGATGTTCCTCTGGCGCGAGAACAAACCGCTGCGGCAGGTGACGAAGGCAGGTCCGAACGATGACGCTGTCTACTCGCCCCAGTTGAGCGCCGACGGTCAGCGGATACTGTTCGAGCGATCAACCTATGTTTATGTACCGGACAATGACAACGGTGCAACGTTCGCCGAAGGGCATCTTTACTTGTTCGACGTTCACAGCGGGAAGACCATCCAGCTCACCTCTGCGGACGCGTATGGATGGCGCCTTAGCCGTGATGGAAAATGGGTGGTGTTCGAGTCGTCGGCCGACCTCGTTGGCACGAACCAAGACGCGCGCGCTCAGCTCTATGCTCAGCAAATCGGCGGGCCCTTGCGACAGTTGACACACAACACCGATCCAAGGGTGTTCATCGGCAGCTACACTCTGAATGCCGACGCATCGCGCATCGCGCTGATGCTTTCTGTCGGCCCGTACGGCGTGGGGCAGATGATCACTCCGACCGGCGTACACCAGCTCCTGGGCGTACCCCGCGATGCGCAAGGGCTGAAATTTGACGCGACGGGCGAGCACCTCGCCTTTGTTGCCTATACTAATATCGTTGGCAGTCCACCCTACTTCTTTCGAAGTCCGCAACTTTACGTTCTCACGCTACCGTCCGACCCGGGGCCATTGATCGCGACAGCCACACCAACCCCAAGCCCAACTCCTACGCGTGCCCCGACGCCGACCCCTGGCCTGTGCTTCGGCGACTGCGATGACAACGGTGCCGTGACCGTCGACGAGTTGGTGAAGGGCGTCCATATCGCGCTCGATGAGACGACGTATGCGGGGTGTCCACGGGCGGACAGCGATGGCAATCGGCACGTGACGATCGATGAACTGATTCTCGCCCTCAATGCTTCTCTCTACGGATGCGTCCGCACCCAGCACTGA
- a CDS encoding amidase, with the protein MSDEHATLDATAQADLIRRGDVKPIELVDVAIARIERINPKLNAVITTMFDRARTQAQSAALPAGPFRGVPFLLKDLGAHSAGDPYHVGMRCLRDIGWVEPHDTHLAAKFRAAGFIFLGKTNTPELGLLPTTEPQSYGRTRNPWDVSRSSGGSSGGAAAAVAAGMVAVAHATDGGGSIRIPASHCGLVGLKPSRGRNSLGPDAGERWGGCSVENSVTHSVRDTAAILDAVHGPMPGDPYSAPPPARAFAAEVGADPGRLRIGLLTRAPNGVLVHRDCVAAAEGAARLLASLGHTVEDSSPAALMDVEILRAFGTMLSAAAARALDLWSEKTGRTIGRDGVEPMTWAFAELGRQVSARDYLRAVQSAQAQSRRIASWWASGLDLLLTPTTAEPAPPLGSFASPPDNPLAGLMRAGAFSTFTSAFNMTGQPAISLPLHWTDAGLPIGVQLVAAYAREDLLIRVAAQLEQAQPWRARRPSIHA; encoded by the coding sequence ATGAGTGACGAACACGCTACTCTCGATGCGACCGCGCAAGCCGACTTGATTCGGCGCGGTGACGTGAAGCCGATCGAACTGGTCGATGTAGCCATCGCGCGCATCGAGCGGATCAATCCGAAACTCAACGCGGTGATCACGACGATGTTCGATCGAGCGCGCACGCAGGCCCAGTCGGCCGCGTTGCCAGCCGGACCGTTTCGTGGCGTACCGTTCTTGCTGAAGGATCTCGGCGCGCACTCGGCCGGTGATCCGTATCACGTCGGCATGCGCTGCTTGCGCGACATTGGCTGGGTGGAACCGCACGACACGCACCTGGCGGCAAAGTTCCGCGCGGCGGGTTTCATCTTTCTCGGCAAGACCAACACGCCCGAGCTGGGGCTGCTGCCGACCACCGAGCCGCAATCGTACGGCCGGACGCGCAATCCGTGGGATGTGTCGCGCTCGTCGGGCGGTTCGAGCGGCGGCGCCGCGGCGGCGGTCGCTGCCGGTATGGTCGCGGTGGCGCATGCGACCGATGGCGGCGGCTCGATCCGCATTCCTGCGAGCCATTGTGGGTTGGTCGGACTGAAACCGTCGCGTGGACGCAACTCGCTCGGTCCCGACGCCGGTGAACGCTGGGGCGGCTGCTCGGTCGAGAACTCGGTCACGCATTCGGTGCGCGATACCGCGGCCATCCTCGACGCCGTGCACGGGCCGATGCCTGGCGATCCGTACTCCGCGCCGCCGCCCGCTCGTGCGTTCGCGGCTGAGGTTGGTGCCGATCCCGGCCGTCTGCGCATCGGACTGCTGACGCGGGCACCCAACGGCGTGCTGGTGCACCGCGACTGCGTCGCCGCGGCCGAAGGCGCGGCGCGTCTGCTGGCGTCGCTCGGCCATACAGTGGAAGACTCGTCGCCCGCCGCGTTGATGGACGTGGAGATCCTGCGCGCGTTCGGCACCATGTTGTCGGCGGCGGCGGCGCGCGCGCTCGATTTGTGGAGCGAGAAGACCGGCCGCACAATCGGCCGCGACGGCGTGGAGCCGATGACCTGGGCGTTTGCCGAGCTAGGCCGGCAGGTGTCGGCGCGCGACTACCTGCGGGCGGTCCAGTCGGCGCAAGCGCAATCCCGCCGCATCGCGAGTTGGTGGGCGAGCGGCCTTGATCTTCTACTCACGCCGACGACGGCCGAGCCCGCGCCGCCGCTCGGCAGCTTCGCCTCACCGCCCGACAATCCGCTCGCCGGTTTGATGCGGGCGGGCGCGTTCAGCACCTTCACCTCCGCGTTCAACATGACCGGCCAGCCGGCGATCTCGCTGCCGCTGCACTGGACCGACGCGGGCCTGCCGATCGGCGTGCAATTGGTCGCGGCGTATGCGCGCGAGGATCTGCTCATCCGCGTCGCGGCGCAGCTCGAACAGGCGCAGCCGTGGCGCGCGCGGCGTCCATCAATCCATGCGTGA